In Spirosoma sp. KUDC1026, the sequence GCAGGTATTCGAACTGATCGCGACCCAGCGGTGGCCAACCCCGCTCCTTTCCAACGCGGTTCATCATGGCCGCGTAGAACGGATAAAACTCGTTGGCGGCCTTCTGCGAATCGTCGGCAATGTAGAAGTGGGAGTTAACTGCCAGCGGCAGCTGACTCACGTTGTGACCCGCCTGCCGCGCCGACTGCCGGAATAGACTCACCAGCGGTACAAACCGGTCGGGCGTACCACCCAGCAGGGCCACCGTCATGGGCAGATTCAGCGTTCCCGCCCGCACTGCCGACGCGGGCGTACCACCCACCGCCAGCCAGATGGGCAGTTTGGGCTGGATGGGTCGGGGATACACACCCAAGCCCGAAATTGACGCACGTTGCTTACCCTGCCAGGTTACTGTTTCCTGCTGATTGATAGTGAGTAACAGGTCCAGCTTTTCGGTAAAGAGTTCGTTGTAATCGTTAAGGTCGTAGCCAAACAGCGGGAACGATTCGATGAACGAGCCCCGACCGGCCATAATCTCGGCCCGTCCATTAGACACCAGATCCAGCGTGGCAAAGTTCTGAAACACCCGCACCGGATCAGCCGAGCTCAGTACGGTTACCGAACTCGACAGGCGAATGTGTTTGGTTAACGCGGCAGCGGCAGATAGGATGACTTCGGGAGCCGACACGACGTAGTCCGGCCGGTGGTGCTCGCCCAGCGCAAATACGTCAAGCCCAACCTGATCGGCCAGTTTTATTTCGTCCAGCAGTTGCTGTACCCGCTGGTGCGCATGAACGGCTTTACCCGATACGCCATCGGGTATGACTTCGCCAAAGCTACTGATCCCTAGTTCCATACTATCGATTCGATTACAGATTAACGTAACGCACGGCTGGTCCTGTTTTGCTGAGCAGGCCGCGATTTTAACCGATCTCTATTTGCAAAGGCATCGGCGATTGGGCTACTTTAAAAACGCAGCAGCGTTTATGCTGACAAGTCCGGCGAACGGGCAATTGGTTCCATTACGCTCCGCGCGCAGTTAATCACGACTTCAAACCCTCGTTAATACCATGCACAATGATTCCGGAAGACGGCAGTTTTTAACTACCCTAACCAAAGCGGCAGGCGTTTCTTTACTGATCGACACCCCATTTATGAGCCAGGCCTCTCCCGGCCACGCGGCCCCCATGACCGTAGGGCAGGTGATGGACCTGATTTTAAAGAAAATTCCTGACGCACCCTTTCCAAAAACGGTCGATACGCTGAAATCGGGCTCGGCCTCGCAAACCGTGACGGGCATTATTACGACCATGTTTACAACCATGGACGTAATTGAAAAAGCCATTGCCGCTAAAGCGAACTTTATCATCGCGCACGAACCCACATTCTACAACCACGCTGATGAAACGGACTGGCTGAAAAATGACGCTGTATTTCAGAAGAAACAGGCTCTGCTAGATAAGCACAACATTGCCGTCTGGCGTTTCCACGATTACTGGCACGCGCACCAACCCGATGGGATATATACCGGCATGCTATCGGCGCTGAGTTGGGAGAAGTACGTTGACAAAAATGACCCACGGCTGCTCATTATGCCCGCTACGCCCCTGCATCAAATCATTACTCACGCCAAGCAGAAGCTGGGCATCAAACAGGTACGTATCGTCGGCGACCGGAATCAGTCCTGCCAGCGGGTGCTGCTGATGCCGGGGGCCTCAGGCGGACGCAACCAGATTGCGGCAATTGAACGCACGAAACCGGATGTGATTCTTTGCGGGGAGGTCAGTGAGTGGGAAACGCCCGAATACGTCCGCGATGCGCGCCAGCAGGGAGCGAAGTTGTCGCTGGTGGTGCTGGGGCACGTCCTGAGCGAAGCGGCTGGTATGGAATGGCTCGTTTCCTGGCTCAAACCCCAGCTGCCGGGAATGCCCATCAGCTACGTGCCGTCGGAGAATCCGTTCAGTTATGAGTGATTGGCCATTTACTTAATTTCCCATAAACAGAGCTAGCCTTCGCGAAGGCTAGCTCTGTTTATAGTCACGGTTTATTAGAATGAAGGCTACTTCTGTCCGATCTGAACCGCCTGCCCATCCCGGATTTCTTCGGTGGCGGTCCGGACGATGGCGATACCCGGCTGTAGGTCACCGAAGACCTCGACCAGCGAATCGACCACGTTGCCTTTCTGCACCGATACCCATTGTGCTCGGTTGTCGCGCACCCGAATCACAAACTGTTTCTC encodes:
- a CDS encoding Nif3-like dinuclear metal center hexameric protein produces the protein MHNDSGRRQFLTTLTKAAGVSLLIDTPFMSQASPGHAAPMTVGQVMDLILKKIPDAPFPKTVDTLKSGSASQTVTGIITTMFTTMDVIEKAIAAKANFIIAHEPTFYNHADETDWLKNDAVFQKKQALLDKHNIAVWRFHDYWHAHQPDGIYTGMLSALSWEKYVDKNDPRLLIMPATPLHQIITHAKQKLGIKQVRIVGDRNQSCQRVLLMPGASGGRNQIAAIERTKPDVILCGEVSEWETPEYVRDARQQGAKLSLVVLGHVLSEAAGMEWLVSWLKPQLPGMPISYVPSENPFSYE
- a CDS encoding LLM class flavin-dependent oxidoreductase yields the protein MELGISSFGEVIPDGVSGKAVHAHQRVQQLLDEIKLADQVGLDVFALGEHHRPDYVVSAPEVILSAAAALTKHIRLSSSVTVLSSADPVRVFQNFATLDLVSNGRAEIMAGRGSFIESFPLFGYDLNDYNELFTEKLDLLLTINQQETVTWQGKQRASISGLGVYPRPIQPKLPIWLAVGGTPASAVRAGTLNLPMTVALLGGTPDRFVPLVSLFRQSARQAGHNVSQLPLAVNSHFYIADDSQKAANEFYPFYAAMMNRVGKERGWPPLGRDQFEYLREHGPLMVGSPQQVIDKILYFHELFGNTRYLAQLIGSDTQEHTNVMNAIELFGTKVAPEVRKVLSKSTMVAEP